From the genome of Populus alba chromosome 10, ASM523922v2, whole genome shotgun sequence, one region includes:
- the LOC118060036 gene encoding uncharacterized protein → MDVNPVRSHSNEKQPLEHSTSTNGEHEHTEKEKSASVFINHAAIAWHESRRKWTGDQSQQPERMIKDPIISWSTTYEDLLSTHEPFSEPIPLPEMVDFLVDIWHDEGLFD, encoded by the exons ATGGACGTAAATCCTGTACGCTCCCATTCAAATGAGAAGCAACCGTTAGAGCATTCTACATCTACCAATGGAGAACATGAGCACACAGAAAAAGAGAAGAGTGCTTCTGTGTTCATCAATCATG CTGCAATTGCATGGCATGAGAGCAGAAGAAAGTGGACTGGAGATCAATCTCAACAGCCAGAAAGAATGATTAAGGACCCAATTATAAG CTGGTCAACAACCTATGAAGATTTGCTCTCAACTCACGAGCCCTTCTCTGAGCCAATCCCTTTACCA GAGATGGTAGATTTTTTAGTTGATATATGGCATGATGAAGGCCTCTTTGATTAA